In Spinacia oleracea cultivar Varoflay chromosome 5, BTI_SOV_V1, whole genome shotgun sequence, a single window of DNA contains:
- the LOC110806103 gene encoding MDIS1-interacting receptor like kinase 2: METLKTHRLTLISLIILADTIIFSPSLVESCNAIDKVGLLEFKRGIEYDSSGQLRTWNPNTDCCTTWNNVNCDATTGRVVKITPFRPWNPMDVDISIFVNGTISPFLGNLTSLTELDLGHFQQFYLDDPAGLRGPIPPQIGKLSQLTYLSLAHNVVSGSIPASFANLRRLKTLNLGYNSLSGSIPSNLFQSMESLSQLYLYQNHFTGSIPSSIVNLISLERLGLNNNSFSGEIPTSLGKLKTIKSINLSHNKFIGRIPDSISELSQLEALNLDHNKLTGSIPIKVLNLNKLVVFYVSNNQLSGRIPPHSSAIPASAFSGNQGLCDVPLPPCKH, from the coding sequence ATGGAAACCTTGAAAACACATCGTCTGACCCTGATTTCGCTCATAATATTAGCTGATACTATCATATTCAGTCCTAGTTTGGTCGAATCATGCAACGCCATCGATAAAGTAGGGCTGCTCGAATTCAAGCGCGGGATCGAGTACGATAGCAGCGGCCAATTACGCACATGGAACCCAAATACCGACTGTTGCACAACCTGGAATAATGTCAATTGCGATGCTACTACCGGAAGGGTGGTTAAAATAACCCCGTTCCGCCCTTGGAACCCTATGGATGTCGATATATCTATCTTTGTAAACGGTACAATATCCCCTTTCCTAGGTAATCTTACTTCTCTAACAGAACTTGACCTTGGTCATTTTCAACAATTTTACCTTGACGACCCAGCTGGGTTAAGAGGTCCAATACCACCCCAAATAGGCAAATTATCACAATTAACTTACCTTTCTTTAGCTCACAATGTTGTTAGTGGTTCAATACCTGCATCATTTGCTAACCTCCGTCGTCTAAAAACTCTCAACCTTGGCTATAATAGTCTCTCAGGCAGTATACCCTCCAATCTTTTTCAATCAATGGAGTCACTATCGCAATTATATTTATATCAGAATCATTTTACGGGTTCGATACCGTCTTCCATCGTAAATTTGATCTCACTTGAGCGACTCGGCTTGAACAATAATTCATTCTCCGGTGAGATACCAACTAGTCTTGGCAAACTAAAGACCATCAAATCAATAAACTTGTCACATAACAAGTTTATTGGTAGGATACCCGATTCAATCAGTGAACTTTCCCAATTAGAGGCTTTAAATCTTGATCACAATAAACTCACTGGAAGTATTCCGATTAAGGTGTTGAATCTGAACAAGTTGGTTGTTTTTTATGTGTCTAATAATCAACTTAGTGGAAGAATTCCTCCTCACAGTTCAGCTATTCCTGCTTCTGCATTTTCGGGAAATCAAGGCCTTTGTGATGTTCCGCTGCCTCCTTGTAAGCATTAG